In Sphingopyxis sp. CCNWLW2, a single window of DNA contains:
- the nagZ gene encoding beta-N-acetylhexosaminidase, which produces MIPAIFGLSGLALTDDERAFFRDSDPAGYILFGRNIENREQLRRLTDELRDLDGRADLPILIDQEGGRVARMRSPEWPLFPSGAAFDALYDRAPASAIEAARLNAMALAAMLSEVGITVDCLPLLDVRQPGASDVIGDRALGSEPMRVAALGRAILGGLQAGGVVGIVKHIPGHGRALLDTHEALPTVTAADRDLQTDLAPFAALRDAAMAMTCHVIFEAWDPDRPATLSPIVIDSVIRQRIGFHGLLMTDDLDMKALSGDVPSRAADAIAAGCDIALNCWAKMDDMVGIANALDPISTVSRARLEGAMDRISGDSDARAFATLVDQRDALLATA; this is translated from the coding sequence ATGATACCGGCAATTTTCGGCCTGTCGGGCCTGGCCCTCACCGACGATGAGCGCGCCTTCTTTCGCGATAGCGATCCTGCGGGCTATATCCTGTTCGGGCGCAATATCGAAAACCGCGAGCAGTTGCGGCGGTTGACCGATGAGCTGCGCGATCTCGACGGGCGCGCCGATCTACCGATCCTGATCGATCAGGAGGGCGGGCGTGTCGCGCGCATGCGATCGCCCGAATGGCCGCTTTTCCCGAGCGGCGCGGCGTTCGATGCGCTCTACGACCGCGCCCCCGCCAGCGCGATCGAAGCGGCGCGGCTCAATGCGATGGCGCTTGCGGCGATGCTGTCCGAGGTCGGGATCACCGTCGACTGCCTGCCGCTGCTCGACGTGCGCCAGCCGGGCGCGAGCGATGTGATCGGCGATCGCGCGCTCGGCAGCGAGCCGATGCGCGTTGCCGCGCTCGGCCGCGCGATCCTCGGCGGCCTGCAGGCCGGCGGCGTCGTCGGCATCGTCAAGCATATCCCGGGCCACGGCCGCGCGCTGCTCGATACGCATGAAGCCTTGCCGACGGTCACGGCGGCCGACCGCGATCTGCAGACCGATCTGGCGCCCTTTGCGGCGCTCCGCGATGCGGCGATGGCGATGACGTGCCACGTCATCTTCGAAGCGTGGGACCCCGACAGGCCCGCGACGCTGTCGCCGATCGTGATCGACAGCGTCATTCGTCAGCGGATCGGTTTCCACGGGCTGCTGATGACCGACGACCTCGACATGAAGGCTCTGTCGGGTGACGTGCCCTCGCGCGCCGCCGATGCAATTGCCGCGGGGTGCGACATCGCGCTCAACTGCTGGGCGAAGATGGACGATATGGTCGGCATCGCCAACGCGCTCGACCCGATCAGCACCGTGTCGCGCGCACGCCTCGAAGGCGCGATGGACCGGATTTCGGGTGACAGCGATGCGCGTGCGTTCGCGACGCTGGTCGATCAGCGCGACGCGCTGCTGGCGACGGCCTGA
- a CDS encoding segregation and condensation protein A has product MDELPLDFEIVPAAPERDDALQLSFESWEGPLDLLLTLARSQKVDLKQISILGLVEQYLTFIAEARELKLEVAADYLVMAAWLAYLKSALLLPKDPLEDPSPDELALRLQLRLQRLAAMREASARLLARDRVGRDVFLRAKHEGLRDIKVRRWDASLYDLLSAYGQVKLRSEPVVHMVSRRPVITLDAALHHLQRMIGVKLDWAELSDFLPPDYDGPLRRSAIASSFVAALELARQGRVDLKQEGAFEPLYLKASGA; this is encoded by the coding sequence ATGGATGAACTGCCGCTCGATTTCGAAATCGTACCGGCAGCGCCCGAGCGCGACGATGCCCTGCAGCTTTCGTTCGAAAGCTGGGAAGGCCCGCTCGATCTTTTGCTCACGCTCGCGCGCAGCCAGAAGGTCGATCTCAAACAGATTTCGATCCTCGGGCTGGTCGAGCAATATCTGACCTTCATCGCCGAGGCGCGCGAGCTGAAGCTCGAGGTCGCGGCCGATTACCTCGTGATGGCGGCGTGGCTCGCCTATCTCAAATCGGCGCTCCTGCTTCCCAAGGACCCGCTCGAGGATCCGTCGCCCGATGAACTGGCGCTGCGCCTGCAATTGCGGTTGCAGCGGCTCGCCGCGATGCGCGAGGCCTCGGCGCGGCTGCTCGCGCGCGACCGCGTCGGCCGCGACGTGTTCCTGCGCGCGAAACACGAGGGGCTCCGCGACATCAAGGTGCGGCGCTGGGACGCCAGCCTTTATGACCTCCTGTCGGCCTATGGGCAGGTCAAGCTGCGCTCCGAGCCCGTCGTGCATATGGTATCGCGGCGTCCGGTGATCACGCTCGACGCGGCGCTCCATCATCTGCAGCGGATGATCGGCGTAAAGCTCGACTGGGCCGAGCTGTCGGATTTCCTGCCGCCCGATTATGACGGCCCGCTGCGCCGCTCGGCGATCGCATCGAGTTTTGTCGCCGCGCTCGAGCTGGCGCGGCAGGGCCGCGTCGACCTGAAACAGGAAGGCGCGTTCGAACCTCTTTATCTGAAGGCATCTGGGGCATGA
- the scpB gene encoding SMC-Scp complex subunit ScpB: MIDDLERAIEAMLFASDAPLDARQVAGRLGDEMTPGEVRAIIQAIATRHAGSGIELVERGGHWHFQTPADLAHLLRREREDPRKLSRAAAEVLAIVAYHEPVSRAEIEAIRGVQTSKGTLDVLMEAEWIAPAGRREVPGRPLIYKTTDAFLQHFGLTSRKDLPGIEDLRAAGLLDPVDLAFEEAMGELDLVKDGEEA; the protein is encoded by the coding sequence ATGATTGACGATCTCGAACGCGCGATAGAGGCAATGCTGTTCGCGAGCGACGCGCCGCTCGACGCGCGGCAGGTCGCGGGGCGGCTGGGCGATGAAATGACGCCGGGCGAGGTTCGCGCGATCATCCAGGCGATCGCCACACGCCATGCGGGAAGCGGGATCGAACTCGTCGAGCGCGGCGGGCATTGGCATTTCCAGACGCCCGCCGATTTGGCGCACCTGCTCCGCCGCGAACGCGAAGATCCGCGCAAATTGTCGCGCGCGGCGGCCGAAGTGCTCGCCATCGTCGCTTATCATGAACCCGTCAGCCGCGCGGAAATCGAGGCAATCCGGGGCGTGCAGACCTCGAAGGGCACGCTCGACGTGTTGATGGAGGCCGAATGGATCGCACCCGCGGGGCGGCGCGAGGTGCCGGGGCGGCCGCTGATTTACAAGACGACCGACGCGTTCCTGCAACATTTCGGCCTCACGAGCCGCAAGGACCTGCCGGGAATCGAGGATTTGCGTGCGGCAGGACTGCTCGACCCGGTCGATCTCGCTTTCGAGGAAGCGATGGGCGAACTGGACCTAGTAAAAGACGGCGAGGAAGCTTAG
- a CDS encoding twin-arginine translocase TatA/TatE family subunit translates to MGSFSIWHWLVVGILVLLLFGKGRFSDMMGDVAKGIKSFKKGMSEDDAPTTPAPKHIEGQRAPDATPISTPTAEHDKL, encoded by the coding sequence ATGGGTAGCTTCAGCATCTGGCACTGGCTCGTGGTCGGGATTCTCGTCCTGCTGCTGTTCGGCAAGGGCCGTTTTTCGGACATGATGGGCGATGTCGCCAAGGGTATCAAAAGCTTCAAGAAGGGCATGTCGGAAGACGACGCGCCGACGACGCCCGCACCCAAGCATATCGAGGGTCAGCGCGCGCCCGATGCCACCCCGATTTCGACCCCGACTGCCGAGCACGACAAGCTCTGA
- the tatB gene encoding Sec-independent protein translocase protein TatB has translation MFDVAPTELLLVVVVALVVIGPKDLPKAMRFVGKWMAKARGMARHFRSGLDTMMREAELEELEKQWREQNDAIMREFPRIDDVNASPTTPSANAASTGSTTSEPVTEAEVDEAAAANPPETHAIPPKDGPLP, from the coding sequence ATGTTTGACGTCGCGCCCACCGAGTTGCTGCTCGTCGTGGTGGTGGCCTTGGTGGTTATCGGCCCCAAGGACCTGCCCAAAGCGATGCGCTTTGTCGGCAAATGGATGGCGAAGGCGCGCGGCATGGCGCGCCATTTCCGCTCCGGGCTCGACACGATGATGCGCGAAGCCGAACTCGAAGAACTCGAAAAGCAGTGGCGCGAACAGAATGACGCGATCATGCGCGAATTTCCGCGCATCGACGATGTAAACGCATCGCCGACGACGCCTTCGGCGAACGCGGCTTCGACCGGATCGACGACGAGCGAGCCCGTGACAGAAGCCGAGGTCGATGAAGCCGCGGCGGCCAATCCGCCCGAGACGCACGCGATACCGCCGAAGGACGGCCCGCTGCCGTGA
- the tatC gene encoding twin-arginine translocase subunit TatC, whose amino-acid sequence MPLLDHLIELRSRLLKSLIAIGLAFGICLYYAKPIFGILVQPLVRAGQGKLIYTQLFEAFFVEIKVALFAAMMIAFPVIANQLWKFVAPGLFKQEKRALLPFLIATPVLFAIGASFAYFITIPIALKFLLGYQGNVGGITQEALPSVGNYLSFTMQFIMAFGIAFLLPILLMLIERSGLVTREQLVSARRYMIVAAFAIAAVFTPPDILSQLLLAVPLVFLYEMSLLAIWFTQRRRKTGAEEAPVEPLEEA is encoded by the coding sequence ATGCCGCTGCTCGATCATCTGATCGAACTGCGTTCGCGCTTGTTGAAATCACTGATAGCGATCGGCCTCGCTTTTGGCATATGCCTTTATTACGCCAAGCCGATCTTCGGCATCCTCGTCCAGCCGCTCGTTCGTGCGGGGCAGGGGAAGCTGATCTATACGCAGCTGTTCGAGGCGTTTTTTGTCGAGATCAAGGTCGCGCTGTTCGCCGCGATGATGATCGCCTTTCCGGTGATCGCGAACCAGCTATGGAAATTCGTTGCGCCGGGGCTGTTCAAGCAGGAAAAGCGCGCGCTGCTGCCCTTCCTGATCGCGACGCCCGTGCTGTTCGCGATCGGCGCCAGCTTTGCCTATTTCATCACCATCCCGATCGCGCTGAAATTCCTGCTCGGATATCAGGGCAATGTCGGCGGGATCACGCAGGAAGCTTTGCCCTCGGTGGGCAATTACCTGAGCTTCACGATGCAGTTCATCATGGCGTTCGGAATCGCTTTCCTGTTGCCGATCCTGCTGATGCTGATCGAGCGGTCGGGGCTGGTGACGCGCGAGCAGCTGGTTTCGGCGCGGCGCTATATGATCGTCGCGGCCTTTGCGATCGCCGCTGTGTTCACTCCGCCCGATATATTGAGCCAGCTGCTGCTCGCGGTGCCTTTGGTGTTCCTGTACGAAATGTCGTTGCTCGCGATCTGGTTTACCCAGCGCCGACGCAAAACAGGCGCCGAAGAGGCGCCTGTCGAGCCTCTCGAAGAGGCTTAG
- a CDS encoding entericidin A/B family lipoprotein, whose product MTSYRAILLALMASFLVAGCNTVKGAGRDIESVGQAGSDAID is encoded by the coding sequence ATGACGAGTTACCGCGCAATCCTTCTCGCCCTGATGGCAAGCTTTCTGGTCGCTGGCTGTAACACGGTAAAGGGTGCCGGTCGCGACATCGAATCTGTCGGTCAAGCTGGCAGCGATGCCATCGACTAA